A section of the Primulina eburnea isolate SZY01 chromosome 1, ASM2296580v1, whole genome shotgun sequence genome encodes:
- the LOC140810105 gene encoding transcription factor MYB87-like: MGRAPCCDKANVKKGPWSTEEDAKLKSYIEKYGTGGNWIALPQKIGLKRCGKSCRLRWLNYLRPNIKHGGFTEEEDNLICSLYVSIGSRWSIIAAQLPGRTDNDIKNYWNTRLKKKLLGKQRREHQQARKDTKKRDEDFLSNQLFSMCPQPPQLQVAPPLLVGYGVQESRLIREQTNDILLSQVEGLIFHYDYDPLSNNSNKNPENNENYRYVPEFSCGGNPPPLSKNSMIRLECDPLAINGAAKNHSQEFDRITTEIQEIMQGMPQELGGFNSLSAVETSNNTSWGSDINPLLYPCNSTFSNSEALHQKTQQDWTFFDDPRFLGYLQ; this comes from the exons ATGGGGAGAGCTCCATGCTGTGACAAAGCTAATGTAAAGAAAGGTCCTTGGTCTACTGAAGAAGATGCGAAGCTGAAATCTTATATTGAAAAATATGGAACTGGAGGAAATTGGATCGCTCTACCTCAGAAAATAG GTCTTAAGAGATGTGGGAAGAGTTGTCGGCTTCGGTGGTTGAATTATCTTCGGCCGAACATCAAGCATGGAGGTTTCACTGAGGAAGAAGATAACTTGATTTGCAGCCTCTATGTTAGTATTGGGAGCAG ATGGTCTATAATAGCTGCACAATTGCCTGGAAGAACAGATAATGACATAAAGAATTACTGGAACACGAGGTTGAAGAAGAAGCTGTTAGGCAAACAGAGAAGGGAACACCAGCAAGCTCGAAAGGATACCAAGAAAAGGGATGAAGATTTTCTGAGCAATCAATTATTCAGCATGTGTCCTCAACCGCCACAGCTGCAGGTGGCTCCGCCCTTGTTGGTGGGCTACGGGGTCCAAGAATCTCGTCTGATCAGAGAGCAAACTAACGACATTCTCTTGTCTCAGGTCGAAGGATTAATATTTCATTATGATTACGACCCACTTTCCAACAACAGCAACAAAAACCCGGAAAACAATGAAAACTATCGCTATGTTCCCGAATTTTCTTGCGGTGGAAACCCGCCGCCACTGAGCAAGAACTCGATGATCAGGCTTGAATGCGATCCGCTTGCCATAAATGGTGCAGCAAAGAATCATTCTCAAGAATTCGACAGGATAACAACAGAGATTCAGGagataatgcaaggcatgccgCAAGAATTAGGTGGATTTAACAGCTTATCTGCAGTGGAAACGAGCAACAACACAAGCTGGGGGTCAGATATAAATCCTCTATTGTACCCTTGTAACAGTACATTCTCAAACTCTGAAGCTCTCCACCAAAAAACTCAACAAGATTGGACATTTTTTGATGATCCAAGGTTCTTAGGTTACTTACAgtaa